One window from the genome of Anopheles coluzzii chromosome X, AcolN3, whole genome shotgun sequence encodes:
- the LOC120952405 gene encoding protein obstructor-E-like — protein MAATRSSVLAAMLLLIPAAIVDAQFKCPKNRGQFEDPVQCDKYYVCDEGEATEKLCPDGLVFDPTIKLVNKCDQPFNVDCGDRFELQPAQGTTDYCPRKNGFFSHPDPSICNVFYSCINGEELEMSCTGGLHFDEKSGTCVWPDVAAREGCGSNANKKLNDGFQCPKETRYDKNGQVITHPNYPHPSDCSQFYYCLNGIEPRLGKCDAKMVYNEDLQRCDDPENVPECKDWYKEEDANKN, from the exons ATGGCCGCAACGAGAAGCAGTGTGCTGGCAgcgatgctgctgctaatcCCCGCAGCAATCGTAG ATGCCCAGTTCAAGTGTCCCAAGAACCGGGGACAGTTCGAGGATCCGGTGCAGTGCGACAAGTACTACGTGTGCGACGAGGGCGAAGCGACCGAGAAGCTCTGCCCGGACGGGCTCGTCTTCGATCCGACGATCAAGCTGGTCAACAAGTGCGACCAACCCTTCAACGTCGACTGTGGCGATCGGTTCGAGCTGC AACCAGCCCAGGGTACTACCGACTACTGTCCGCGCAAGAACGGATTCTTCAGCCATCCGGACCCGTCGATCTGCAACGTGTTCTACAGCTGCATCAACGGCGAGGAGCTGGAGATGAGCTGTACCGGTGGGCTGCACTTTGACGAAAAGTCCGGTACCTGCGTGTGGCCCGATGTGGCCGCCCGCGAGGGCTGCGGCAGCAACGCCAACA AAAAACTCAACGACGGCTTCCAGTGTCCGAAGGAGACGCGCTACGACAAAAATGGACAGGTCATCACGCACCCGAACTATCCGCATCCGAGCGACTGCTCCCAGTTCTACTACTGCCTGAACGGTATCGAGCCGCGCCTCGGCAAGTGCGACGCCAAGATGGTGTACAACGAGGATCTGCAGCGCTGCGACGATCCGGAGAACGTGCCGGAATG CAAAGACTGGTACAAGGAGGAGGACGCTAACAAGAACTGA